The window GACACCTTCGGCTATCATCCCGCCATAACCTATCTTCTTCGCGTTAACTTCATTATCAAGCTGTTTTGAGGTCGTGCCGCTTGCCACAAGAGAGTGAAAACCGCTTATAGCGCCGCAGGCAACGGTCACAAAAAGGACCGGCCAAAGCATATCTGTCGTTGAGACCTTAAAACCCGTAAAAGCCGGAAATACTATATCAGGAGCACGCGTAATCAAGCCAATATAGCCGATCAGCAGGCCTGCCAGCAATAAAAAAGCCGATAGATAGTCACGGGGCTGAAGCAATATCTGGACCGGCATAATGCTGGAACAATAAGCGTAAATAAGCAGTATTACGCTCCAGATATGAACAGGATTGCCAAAGTTTAACGATATTGGCAGTTCAAAGCCCAATACCATAAGAACTGCAAGACCCGCAAGGCCAAAGATGGTAATACCCGCCAGGCCTAACCTGTTTACGAACCTCTTTGAATACAGCAAAAAACCCGTAAGCATGGACAAGGGTATAAGCCCTATTGACGGCAAAACTATCGCGGGAGACAGCGTCAGGGTCTTAGCGCATAAATGGACAAAAACGGATATAACCAAAATAAGCGTGACCCAGGCAAACGAGAGAAAAATCAATTTCGCGTTTCGCGATGTGACCTGCCCTGACAGGTCCGCGATAGAACGGCCTTCATGCCTTACAGATATCATTAAACTGCAGTAATCGTGTATACCGCCGGCAAAAATGCTTCCAAGAACAATCCACAGTAATGCCGGTGCCCAGCCCCATATGGAAACGGCCAGGACAGGCCCGATAATCGGCGCGGCCCCCGCGATTGATGAAAAGTGATGGCCAAAAAGCACAGTCCAGTGTTTCGCCGGCACATAATCAACCCCGTCATATTTGGCAGATGCCGGAGTTGTCCTGTCTTTATCAGGCAAGAACACGGATGCAATTTTTTGCGCGTAGAAATGATAACCTGCCCAAAACAGCAGGCCCGAGCCTAAAACAAGTATAAGGGAATTCATTTATTTAACAAAAGCTCCATTATCCTGAATCCGTCTTTTATAAATAAACGCGATGCCCTGGCAGATTGTTCATTATAGGTTTCTATACCGCCTCTCTCTACCCCACTGCCGCATATGGCAAAAGGTATGGGCTCGCGGGTATGCGTGCGGACAGACAATGGAGTAGCGTGATCAGGCAGGACTATTATTCTGAAGTCTTTGGATTTGCTTAAGGCATTCAAGATAGTGCCTACAACAAATTTGTCAAAATTTTCTATCGCGGCAATCTTCTGTTGCAAATCACCGTTATGTCCCGCCTCATCGGGAGCTTCCACATGAACAAAAACAAAATCTCCGCTCTCAAGCGATTTAAGCGCGCACCTGCCTTTTGCAAGATAATCCGTATCATAATAACCTGTAGCGCCGGGAACATTCACGGGTTCTAAACCTATAATTTTACCAAGGCCTTTGATCAGGTCAACCGCTGATATGATAGAACCCGATATTCCGAATTTATCTTTAAAAACAGGCATAACGGGTTTTACGCCCTGGCCCCAAAGCCATATCATGTTCGCCGGGTTTTCCTTAAGGTCAATACGGACTTTATTTATATCGTGTTTTTCAAGTATGTTCTTTGACTTAATCATTATATCCGCGAGGAAATCTCCGCCCGGGCCATGGGGCAGATAACGCGAAATGTGCTTGTCCAGTATATCGTGCGGCGGGGTGCAGACTGTTTTTACAAGGGCTTCTTTTTCAAGCCCCGCTTGATCGCAATTTATTATAGCCAGATGCCTGTAGCTTATTCCCGGATAAAATTTAACAGTCTTTGAATGCATCTGCCTGTCTAAAACAGATATTATCTTTTGGGACTCTTTTGTGGTGATATGCCCGGCCGAATAATCCGCCATCTTGTCGTCGGAAATAGTCACCGTATTGCATCTAAAGGCAACCTCATTGTCCTGTATCTCAATACCCATATTGGCGGCCTCAAGGGGACCTCTTCCGCAATAGTATTTAACAGGGTCATAGCCCAAAAGAGCGGTATTTGCCACATCGCTTGCCGCCTGCAACCCCTCGGGGACGGTGACAGCATTGCCAACCATACCGTTTTTGGCAATATAGTCCATATTCGGGGTCCGGGCAACCGCGAGCGGGGTAAGATTGTCCAGCTCCTTTACAGGCCTGTCGGCCATACCATCGCCAACCAACATTATGTATTTCATGTATCGCGCGCCTTTTTTTAAAAAAATATTTTATACCTTATAAACCGATATCTTCTAACACAGCCTCTATCCTGGCCGGGACAGGCGACGGTTCGCGGACGGATTTTATCGCTCTGTCGGGGTCTTTGAGGCCATGCCCGGTCAATACGCAAACCACGCGGGCCTTTCCGCCTTCCGCCCCTTTACAACAGGCCTTGGAAAAAAATCCCTTCTTTTGCATCTTAATCAGGCCCGCGACAGATGCCGCTGATGCCGGCTCGGCAAATACGCCTTCTTTTTGGGCCAAAAACTTATAGGCATATAGTATCTCTTCGTCTGTTACCATATCAATCAGGCCGCCTGACTCGTCACGGGCAAACTCCGCCTGCTTCCAGCTGGCAGGATTACCTATCCTTATCGCTGTGGCTATAGTTTCAGGATCTTTAACAGGCCTGCCGCGAACAATAGGCGCCGCGCCCTCGGCCTGAAAACCGCACATCTTTGGAAGCCTGTTTATTTTGCCTGCCTGTTTATATTCCTTATATCCCTTCCAATAAGCGGTAATATTACCCGCGTTGCCTACAGGTATAAAATGATAATCAGGGGCTTGAGACAGGCAATCGCATATTTCAAATGATGCTGATTTTTGGCCTTCTATCCTGAAGGGATTGAGCGAATTGACAAGGGTTATCGGATATCTGTCGGTAATCTGTTTTACGATATCCAAAGCGTCATCAAAATTACCGTCTATGGCAACGACATGGGCATTATGGATAAGCGCCTGTGCCAGCTTTCCCAGCGCAATCGCGCCTTTGGGGATAATAACCACGCATTTTATGCCTGCCCTGGCGGCATATGCCGCGGCAGAAGCCGAGGTATTACCGGTTGAGGCGCACATAACAGCCCTTGAGCCCTGTTCAAGAGCCTTGGAAACAGCCATTGTCATGCCCCTGTCTTTGAAAGAACCCGTAGGATTTAAACCTTCGTATTTTAAAAAAACTTCATAATCATCGCCGAGCAACCGGCTCAAATGGCCGGAATAGATAAGCGGCGTTTGGCCTTCAAGCAATGTTATAACGGGCGTTTTGGCGCTGACGGGAAGATATTGCCGGTAATTTTCTATAATACCCTTATTTTTCATTTAACGACTCCTCGGCCCGTATAACGACCGATTTCTTTTTTATAAAAGTCAGGCTGTCTATTTCGGCAAGCGCTTTCGCGAAATCTCTTTCTTTGGCTATATGAGTCATCATTACGATAGGAACTATCCTCTCCTGCCGCCGCGCCTCCTGGCTTACAAAGGCAATACTTATTTTGTATTCAGAAAAAATCCTGGATATCCTGGCAAGCACGCCCGGTTTGTCAATGGCTGAAAAACGCACGTAATAGCTGGATGAAAAATCGTCTTTTTTCTTGACGCGGCTGACATAGTTATCATATACGATACCGCAGCCGCGGCATGATGAGGCGCAGATAATGTCCTTTGAGATATCCGCTATGTCACTAAGAACAGCGCTGGCGGTAGGCACAGAGCCCGCCCCTTTACCGTAAAAAAGCGAATCTCCGAGCATATCGGTATTAATAAATATGGCATTGAAGTTTTTACCAACAGAGGCAAGGGGATGTTTATTAGGCACAAGGGTAGGGTGGACCCTTGCCTCCAGCCCTCCGGAGGTTGCTTTGGCTATACCCAAGAGCTTTATTACATAGCCCCACTCTGCCGCGTATTTAATATCAGCATCCGTTATGGAAGATATGCCCTCAATAAGCATGTCTGAAAGCCTGACATTTAAACCAAAACCCAATGAGGCTAAAATAGCCAGCTTATGCGCCGAATCAAGGCCGCTGATATCCATAACAGGGGATTTTTCAGCATAACCTTTTTTCTGGGCATTTGCCAGCGCTTCGTCAAAACCTATCCCAAAATTTGTCATTCCGCTTAAAATATAATTGCATGTCCCGTTAATAATACCGTATATAGAATTGACTTTGTTTGAAACCAGGCCTTCCTTCAGCGCCTTTATTATCGGCACCCCTCCCGCCACGCTTGCCTCAAACTTAAGCTGGACATTATTGTCAAAAGCAAGCTTAAGAAGGGCCTCTTTTTTCAAAGCAAGCAAAGCCTTGTTGGCTGTGACCACGTGTTTTTTGCTTTTCAGGGCGCGGCAGATAATTTCATAGGCAGGGTGTATGCCTCCTATCAATTCAATAACTATATCCACCCTGGGGTCATTTAGTATATCATCGGCATCCCGCGTAAGAAGCGACTTGTCAATACTAATACAACGCTTTCTACCAAGGTCTTTATCACAGATCTTTACGATATTTATTGCCGAACCGATCCGCCGGCTAAGATGGCTTCGTTTTTTTATCAATGCCTCAACAACACCGCTTCCGACGGTGCCAAATCCTATTACACCCACATTTATATGCCGCATACCGCCTCCGGGACAATATATTGACTATCTGTAAAACCATATTCTTCTGTAAAACAAAAAAACCTAATGAAAAAATCTTTTGACACAAACCATAAAAACACTGGTCGGGACGGCCGGATTTGAACCGGCGACCCCTTGAACCCCATTCAAGTGCGCTAGCCAAGCTGCGCTACGTCCCGACAGTAAATTTCAAAATATACCCGCAAAATAATTCAAAAAAATAAGGCCTTACCGCGAATCGTCACCTTTATGGACATGCTATTAAAAACCTTAAATTATATGAGCATAAGTATAACAAATAGTAAATATATAGTCAAGAGAAATGGCGGGAGAAATCCTGACGAATGACCGGCAGAAAAACGGCAAGCGGGAATTTTACCTGGCAGAATTCTGGCTGAAGGCAGGCGGTATATTGAAGGCTTAAAAAATGGCATAAATCGCGCCTGGCCGCGGACAATAACGCCGCGGCGGGCAGGGTTCATTCGGGTTTACTCTCGCGCAGCATAAGATCAATAACCGCCTTATAAGGCGGCTTATCCTCAAAAAGGACCTTGTAAACCTGCTCGGTAATAGGCATTTCAATTCCTAATTTTGCTGAATAGTTATAAACAGACCTGGTAGTTTCAACACCTTCGGCAACCATGCTCATGCCTTGCAGTATCAGAGAAAGCGTCTTGCCTTTTGCTATATCCTCACCAAGCTTTCTATTCCTGCTAAAAGAGCTGACACATGTGGTCACCAGGTCTCCCATACCGCTTAACCCGTTAAAGGTGGCTTCTTGAGCACCTAAGGCAAGGCCTAATCTCTTCATCTCCACCAAGCCCCTTGTAAATAATGCCGCCTTGGCATTGGAACCTAAACCTAATCCATCAGAGATACCGGAGGCAATGGCCATGATATTCTTCAAAGCGCCCGCGGTTTCAACGCCTGCTACATCTGTTGAGGTATAAACCCTGAATCTATCGGTTGTAAACACAGATTGTATCACGCCAGCAATGTAAAGATCCCTGCAGGCAGACACACAGCTTGCGGGCAAGCCCTTGGCAATCTCTATAGCTATAGTTGGCCCTGAAAGCACGCCTATTTCCAGCCCGCCCAATTCAAGGCGGATAATCTCCGAGGGCCTGTGAAATGTATTATTTTCAATGCCTTTGACAACACTGACAAGGGTTTTGCCTGACAGGTCAAAACCTTTCAGCCGCTGGATTGTCTGTCTTAAAAATTGCGATGGTATAGCAATAACGACCATATCCGTATCCGCGACAGCAAGGCCTGTGTCGGATACTACGGTTATATTTTCCGGTAGGATAATACCGGGTAAAAAAACCCGGTTTTCGCGATTTTTATTAATCCGCGCCGCATTGTCCTTAAAAGCGCTCCACAGGCAAATCTCAAAGCCTTTACCGGCGAGCAAAACAGCCAGCGCGGTGCCCCATCCGCCGTCGCCTAATACGGTTATCTTTTTAATATCCCTGTTTTTCATAATGCCTAAAGTATAACAAATAGGGCATTCTTAGTCAAGATAATTGGGCCGGGATTGCGTGCCGACAGATATGGACTTAAAAGGAAACAAATCTGTTTCGCGGCTTCTTGTTAGAAAAACCGATAGATAATAAAAAAAGGGCTTGATATCAGCTAATGGATGACAGCATCTCCGACGCCCTTATGGCCTCGGAACTGTCCGGATAATTATATATCAGATCAGCATAAATCTTTTTGGCCGTTGATATATCGTTTAAATCATGCTGGTAGATAGATGCCGCGCCCGACCAGGCAACGCCTGCCATTTCCGAGCCGGGATAGCCGTAAGCTACCTGCTCAAGAATGTCCAGAGCCAGCCTGTGATCACCGGCTTTGTATAGATTAGAGGCAATAAACATGAGTATTTCGGCCTTATAGCGAAAATCCGGATAATACTCAAGTTCCTGTAAAAGCTCTTTTATCCTGCCGGCAAAAAGAACCGGGTCAGAGCTTTGTTCCGTGCTGGAAACGGCATTGATTAAACGGAATAATGCCTGCGGTATAGAGCGCTTTACTGAATCTGGGATATACACTGGAGCATGCCCGCCAAGAAGATCATCCACTCTGTCAACACCGGTTCCGATAAGTAAAATAACCTGCGGATTTTCTACCAGTTGATAAAGTTCAAGCATAGACTTCCACTGGTGTCTTGAACACAATTCAGGCGCGGATGGCGAAGCGTACTGTTTCACAAAGGCCTTTTGGCCTGAATTGACATACACTTCGGCAGGATATTGCCTGTCTGCTTTTAAAGGGTGCGGCCTTGAAACGAGTTTTACACTACCCTCAAGCACCCCAAGCAAGGTATTATTTTCCGAAACCTCTATCATAAAAGCTGTTCCTACTATCTCGGCTTGGCAGGCCGGAGTAAAAACCTTCATATTAGAACCCTTGAATTTATCAGTCGTATTAACCAAGAGTTTTCCATAAGAAAGGCTGAAATCCGTGTCAAGCCTGCCAAATCTCGCGCCAAGCCGCGATATGACAATAAGGGAATTGTCTTTAACCCTTGCTTTATATTTTCCTTTAACTACAAGATTTATCAGGGCCCCGTCTTTGAGCTCTATCTTATCAGACTGCCTTAAACGGAAATTCGGATACGGACGCGCCCAAGCGCCTTCCGACTGCCTGTATATCCTGACATCACCGGCGCTAAACTCAACAAAGGGCATGGATTGCAGATAATTATACCTTAACCCTGCCACAAGAAACACTACGGTTGATAAAGATACCGCGGCCTTGGCCGCTAAGGGCATGGGAATTATCAATGAATGGATAAAAGCCGATATTTTAGACCGGACTACGGCTTGCAAAGACCGGCCCTTCAGAGCCTCTATTCTTTCGTCAAGCAGTCTGTTAAATTCAAAATCAAAGCCCGCCGATTCGCGCACTTGGGTCATATTTAAAAGGGAGGCCTTTAAAGACTCGGCCTGTTCCAGGCTCTTTTTGCAGTGGGGGCAACTGTCAAAATGAGCCTTCAAGGCCTCTCTCTTTTTTTGGCTATGGGCATTATCAACATATAAAGATATGTCGTTGAATGAAATCCGGCATTTATTTTTTTTCATTGTCCGTCCCCTGTGTAACGCAACAATTTAGCCAGCTTCTGCCGGCCGCGCGAAAGGCGCGAGCCTACCGTCATCGGCCTGCATCTCATAATATCGGAAGCTTCATCATATGAAAAACCTTCAATATCACACAATATGACCGCCTCCTTAAGGTGCTCTGGCAACTGGTCTATGGCTTTTTGTACCAGGCTTTGCTCTTCTTTGGACTGGGCCTGCTTGTCGGGCCGTCCGGTATTATCAGCGATATTTTCCGCCACCGAGATATGCTGTTGCTCGCCTGATTTAGCGGGCTCTGTAAAAACCGGCATCCTTTTGTCGTATGAAGCGTGCCTTAAAAAATTCCTCGCTAAATTACCGGCTATCCTATAAAGCCATGACGAAAATTTTGCCTTTGGTTCATATTTATGTATATTTACATAAACCCTTACAAATGCCTCCTGTGTAAGTTCTTCGGCAGAATGGAGACTGCCGATGAACCTGTATATATAATTTAATATAGGCCTTTTATATTTCTGATATATCTCGTCAAAGGCCTGCCTGTCTCCTTGTTTTATCCTTAAAACTAAACTTTCATCTTCCATACATTAAAACCCTTAATTATCGGATTTATTCCCATATTTTTTTACTTTATAAAGAAAAATATGCCATACCGTGTAATTTTAAGACCCGTATTCTAAAACAAATACCGCTTTTAGAGCATGCTTTTAAAAAGTTATTGGCATAAACAGGTTTATTTTTATAACACATTTATTCTAAACATGTTATAACAATAACAAAAAAATATGCGCACCTGCCATAATCAGGACTATTGGGGCTATTGGGCCTTTTGGCCAACCTTATATTCAGTGCCTTTGATGAGCCTGGCGATATTGCCGCGATGCCTGCATATTATCAAAACACACAAGCCCACCGACAAAAGCGTATATTCCGCAGGCTGGCCTGATAAATACGTGAACACAGGTAGGCATAGAGCCATCACAATTGAACTTAATGAGACATACTTGCTTACCAATAATATTGCCAGCCAGACAAGGCCGGAGTAGATTACAACAAACGGTGAAAGGCCTGCTAAAACCCCTATCGCGGTAGCGACACCCTTACCTCCTCTGAACTTAAGCATTACTGTCCATATATGGCCTATCACGGCCAAAAGCCCAAGAATTATCTTAAACAAAGACAAGCCCAAGGGCATGCTGCTGCTGTAAAATATGTCTGCTATAACAGTTACGGCAAGCGTTCCTTTGGACATATCAAGAACAAGCGCGGTAATGCCTATAGGCTTTCCGGCACAGCGCATAAGATTTGTAGCGCCAATATTACCGCTGCCCATATGCCTGATATCAATCCCCTTCAACAGTTTTCCTAATAAAAAACTAAACGGTATAGCGCCCAAAAGGTAAGACAAGAAAACCGCGGTAATAATATTAATCATCATCTTTACTCTTTTGCCCCCTTGAGCGAAGCTGAAAACTTATAGGGACAGCTTCCAATCCAAAATAACTTCTTAATCGTTTTTCAATAAACCTCAAGTATTCCTTTTTTATAAGCTGTGCTTTGGTGCAAAACAACAAAAACCTCTGCGGCATACTGCTTATCTGGGTCGCGTAAAGTATCTTTGGCCTGGCGCCCATATAAGATACATGCGGGTTTGTCTTCTGGACATCAACAAGGAATTTATTAAGTTCGGCCGTCGGTATAGTTTTCTTAGACCTTTCATAAATATCCCGTGCCATATCCAGTGTTTTTTCAATATTTTTTTTATCTTTACACGATGTAAAAACAACGGGTATCCATTCAATAGGGCTGAATTTGCGGGTAAGGTTTTTTTTATATTCCTGCAAATCAAATCCTTTTATCAGGTCCGACTTATTTACAAGCAGGGCTGACGGCTTGCCTTCCTTGATTACATAATCAAAAACAGACAGATCGTCCCTGTCAAGGCCCTCGGCGGCATCAATCATGATAAAAACAACGTTACATCGTTTTATCGCCGCCCTTGTCCTGGAAAGGCTGAAAACCTCAATGACATCGCGAAATTTCTTTTTATGCTTGACTCCGGCCGTGTCCACAAGAGTAACTACTCCTCCGGCGCGTTTTATAGACACGTCAACGGAATCCCTCGTCGTGCCGGGTATATCATTGACAATAAGCCTTTGCTTTTCAAGCAGTGTGTTGATAAAAGACGACTTGCCCACATTGGGCTTACCGGCCAAGGCTATATTTAAACCACCGGATAAATCATCGCCGCCGCCTCTCGCGGAGCGCCTGTCCTTACCTAAACTTAAAACAAAAGACGCTATGCCCGCGATAAGATTATCTATACCTTTATTATTCAGGACGGAGACAATATAAGGCTGGCCTAAACCAAGGTTCATAAAAACGTATGATTCGTTCTCCGAAATTTTATCATCCGCTTTATTTACAGCAAGAAAAACCTTAGCGCCCCTTTTTTTTAAAAGATCGGCTATATGCTGGTCAGGATAAGTAATCCCTGTCCTCACATCGCAGACAAGTACAACGGCATCCGACTCGTCTATGGCGTTAATGCTCTGGCCGCATACCAAAGACTCCATGACTTTTGAGGCGCCGGGTAGTATCCCGCCGGTATCAACCAGTATGAATTCAGCGCCGCGCGCTTTGACATCAGCATAGAGGCGGTCTCTGGTAACTCCGGCAACTGCCTGGACTATGGCCTTTCTCTTTTTAATTATCCTGTTAAAAAGAGAGCTCTTGCCGACATTGGGCCTGCCTATGATCGCTATCTTAGCCCGGTTTTTTGACAATTCAATGTGACTCATTTAACACCTTACTGCCCAGCCATACATAATCAAGACAGGATATCAAAGTAAAAAACGCCGCTGTATACCAAAACACGTAAATTATACCGACCTGTAAAAGCGAGGCCACAACGGTTGACATCTGAAAAAATGTCGTAATCTTACCTAAAAGAGAGGGCTTGACATTGATGTTCTTCAGCATCATAAAAATAATCATTGATCCCAGCAATATGATGGCATCCCTGCTTAAAACAATTATAGTAAGCCAGGACGGTATCCTTGATGAAGCGGGAATATCTTTTAGCACGGAAAGGCATAAAAAAGAAGTTAATATAAGAAGTTTATCCGCCAGAGGGTCAAGTATCCTGCCGAGTTCCGTTTTCTGATAAAATCTTCTTGCCACATAACCATCTACAGCGTCTGTTACCGCGCATACAAAAAATATGGCTAAAGCAATAAAACGCAAAAAATCATATTCAGGCCTGTAATAGAACAAAGCGGCCATTAAAAAAGGTACCAAAAGTATCCTTATAATTGTTATCTTGTTTGCTAATCCCATACAATGAACGCCTTTTTTTAAGCTGGCTATCCCCTGCCGTTAAGGCCGGTATTTTTAACAACCGGCATTATCAAGCCCAAAAACAAGCCGCGTAGGCAAGAAAAAAAACCGGTAATAATCCTTATCAGGGATGGATTCTACTGTTGAGAAGATTGGACTCTTGTACCGCAGTCCTGGCAAAAATTAGTGCCAGGGCTAAGCTCCCTGCCGCATTTGGGGCATATCAGGCCCTCCAATTGCAGTCCGCAATGGGCGCAGAATTTCGCGCCGTTATCAATGTCATTCCCGCATTTGGGGCATACCGATAAACCGCTGCTCTCTTCCTGCGTCGGCGGGCACGACGGAATTTTTTCAGATATAAAGCCTGTCATATCCGCGATAGCCATATTCGTAGCTTTGCCAAGAGGCGTTTGTTTAAAACCCGCCAGATTTCCGCCTATACCGCTTTGCTGATACCCTATGGTCAATCCTGTGGCAGGCACTTTTCTCTCAAACCTTTTTGACCCGCAGATCTCGCCTGTCGTTGAATCAAATATCCTGATAGTTCCGGCTATATGGGCCTCGGAAGAGGTCCCTCCAAGATTAAAACCTTTAATATTAAGCCCCAGGCCCCCGCCCGATTCCTTATAGCTGAATTCGGTTATTGTCCCGCGCACTATATATTCCGCTCCCTTAAGCTCGGCTGTTTTAGCGCCTGTCTTTTTTGATACCCTTCCTTTTGTCACAAGATCCTGCTCCGTGGTGATATCGCTTAGATTGAGCCTTTCAACAACATTGAATTTATCGGTATTGACAAGCGCGTCTATAAGCATTTCGCCCATGCCTGAACCGATATCCCATTTGGCATCATGCCAAAAACCGCTTGAGGCCTTGACCTCAAAACCATAAACAGTGACCGTCGGTTTGTATTCGCCGGCGCGGCATAAATTTGCGGAAAATAAAAAAACACAAAGTGTAAAAACCGTCAATATACTTTTCATTGCCATACTCCTTTCCTTATTCCAGCAATCGTATCCTGTTAAGCGGCCAATACGTGACAAACGCCTTGCCGACCATATATTTGGCGGGCACAAACCCCCAATACCTGCTGTCCCTTGATGAGGCGCTGTTGTCTCCTAAGACAAAATATGAATCCCGGGGGACCTTTATTGATATTGAATTCTCCCCGTATGGAGTGCCGGGCTTATTATAATAATATATCTGTTTGATCTTTTGCGGGGACTCTACGAGAACATCATCTATATATATATCGCCGTCAACGATACGGACAGTTTCACCCTGGACAGCGATAAGCCTTTTGATGAAATCCTTCTTTTTATCTTCCGGGTATTTGAAGACCACGATGTCTCCGCGCTTAGGGTTTGTAAACTTATATATAAATTTATTCACAAGTATCCTGTCTCCTTCAATAAGCGTAGGCCTCATGGAACCGGTCGGTATCTTAAAAGCCTGCACCACGAATGTCCTGATGATAAGAGCAAGGATGACCGCCGTAACTACGACTTCCACATTCTCCCTGTTAAAAACCGAACTCCAGACATGCTTTATGTAATGTTTGATATTCAAGACTTTGCCCTCCCGTGAAATATCATATCTGTATCTTCATCACCGATAAAAACGCCTCTTGCGGCACCTCCACTTTGCCAAAGGCTTTCAGGCGTTTCTTACCCTCCTTTTGCTTTGCCCACAGCTTTCGCTTACGGGTGATATCCCCTCCGTAACATTTACCGGTCACGTTCTTTTTTAAGGCGCTAACCGTCTCGCGCGCTATCACCTGATTGCCCACCGCGGCCTGTATGGCAACCTGAAAAAGTTGTTTGGGTATGAGTTCTTTTAATTTTAAAGCAATGGCCCTGCCTTTTGCCTGCGCCTTTTCTTTATATATAATGGATGAAAGAGCGTCGCAGGGCTCGCCGTTTAGAAGTATATCAAGCTTGACCAGGTCATTGGCCTGATAGTCAATAAATTCATAATCAAGCGAACCATAACCTTGTGTCAGGGATTTCAACTTATCATGAAAATCAACCACGATTTCGGAAAGCGGAAAAAAATAAGTAAGATTGGCCCTCTCCGTGCTTATGTATTCAGTGCCTATATAAATGCCCCTCCTCTGCCTTGACAATTCCATAATATTTCCAAGGCTTTCGGCCGGTATTATCATCTTTGCCTCAACAAAAGGCTCCGATATCTCTTCAATCTCGTTTAAAGCGGGTAATTTCGCGGGATTTTCTATCTCCAGAATTTCGCCGTTAGACTTTTTGACCTTGTAAACAACGCCCGGTGTTGTCAATACAAGATCCAGGCCGTATTCTCTTTCCAGCCTTTCCTGTATAATCTGCATGTGTAAAAGGCCCAAAAACCCGCAGCGAAACCCATAACCCATGGATGTAGAGCTTTCCTGGACAGCATCAAACGAGCTGTCCGATAATTGTAATTTTTCAAT is drawn from Candidatus Omnitrophota bacterium and contains these coding sequences:
- a CDS encoding homoserine dehydrogenase codes for the protein MRHINVGVIGFGTVGSGVVEALIKKRSHLSRRIGSAINIVKICDKDLGRKRCISIDKSLLTRDADDILNDPRVDIVIELIGGIHPAYEIICRALKSKKHVVTANKALLALKKEALLKLAFDNNVQLKFEASVAGGVPIIKALKEGLVSNKVNSIYGIINGTCNYILSGMTNFGIGFDEALANAQKKGYAEKSPVMDISGLDSAHKLAILASLGFGLNVRLSDMLIEGISSITDADIKYAAEWGYVIKLLGIAKATSGGLEARVHPTLVPNKHPLASVGKNFNAIFINTDMLGDSLFYGKGAGSVPTASAVLSDIADISKDIICASSCRGCGIVYDNYVSRVKKKDDFSSSYYVRFSAIDKPGVLARISRIFSEYKISIAFVSQEARRQERIVPIVMMTHIAKERDFAKALAEIDSLTFIKKKSVVIRAEESLNEK
- a CDS encoding NAD(P)-dependent glycerol-3-phosphate dehydrogenase translates to MKNRDIKKITVLGDGGWGTALAVLLAGKGFEICLWSAFKDNAARINKNRENRVFLPGIILPENITVVSDTGLAVADTDMVVIAIPSQFLRQTIQRLKGFDLSGKTLVSVVKGIENNTFHRPSEIIRLELGGLEIGVLSGPTIAIEIAKGLPASCVSACRDLYIAGVIQSVFTTDRFRVYTSTDVAGVETAGALKNIMAIASGISDGLGLGSNAKAALFTRGLVEMKRLGLALGAQEATFNGLSGMGDLVTTCVSSFSRNRKLGEDIAKGKTLSLILQGMSMVAEGVETTRSVYNYSAKLGIEMPITEQVYKVLFEDKPPYKAVIDLMLRESKPE
- the thrC gene encoding threonine synthase; amino-acid sequence: MKNKGIIENYRQYLPVSAKTPVITLLEGQTPLIYSGHLSRLLGDDYEVFLKYEGLNPTGSFKDRGMTMAVSKALEQGSRAVMCASTGNTSASAAAYAARAGIKCVVIIPKGAIALGKLAQALIHNAHVVAIDGNFDDALDIVKQITDRYPITLVNSLNPFRIEGQKSASFEICDCLSQAPDYHFIPVGNAGNITAYWKGYKEYKQAGKINRLPKMCGFQAEGAAPIVRGRPVKDPETIATAIRIGNPASWKQAEFARDESGGLIDMVTDEEILYAYKFLAQKEGVFAEPASAASVAGLIKMQKKGFFSKACCKGAEGGKARVVCVLTGHGLKDPDRAIKSVREPSPVPARIEAVLEDIGL
- a CDS encoding carbon starvation protein A, which encodes MNSLILVLGSGLLFWAGYHFYAQKIASVFLPDKDRTTPASAKYDGVDYVPAKHWTVLFGHHFSSIAGAAPIIGPVLAVSIWGWAPALLWIVLGSIFAGGIHDYCSLMISVRHEGRSIADLSGQVTSRNAKLIFLSFAWVTLILVISVFVHLCAKTLTLSPAIVLPSIGLIPLSMLTGFLLYSKRFVNRLGLAGITIFGLAGLAVLMVLGFELPISLNFGNPVHIWSVILLIYAYCSSIMPVQILLQPRDYLSAFLLLAGLLIGYIGLITRAPDIVFPAFTGFKVSTTDMLWPVLFVTVACGAISGFHSLVASGTTSKQLDNEVNAKKIGYGGMIAEGVLAVLALLIVASVYRESAGLSGIVNGPGGPIHAFSTAYGKITESFLGSYGAAFAVLILNAFIFTTLDTATRIARYLTQELFSLDNRYLATLLVVALSGWLGISGEWNSIWPVFGAANQLIAAFTLIAITGYLLSLKKPVIYTLAPAVFMLATSTAALFLKIIEHFKNGDYLLVMIALVLFVLAFVVFYQAMAVWIRNRRRKRNVNK
- a CDS encoding cofactor-independent phosphoglycerate mutase, giving the protein MKYIMLVGDGMADRPVKELDNLTPLAVARTPNMDYIAKNGMVGNAVTVPEGLQAASDVANTALLGYDPVKYYCGRGPLEAANMGIEIQDNEVAFRCNTVTISDDKMADYSAGHITTKESQKIISVLDRQMHSKTVKFYPGISYRHLAIINCDQAGLEKEALVKTVCTPPHDILDKHISRYLPHGPGGDFLADIMIKSKNILEKHDINKVRIDLKENPANMIWLWGQGVKPVMPVFKDKFGISGSIISAVDLIKGLGKIIGLEPVNVPGATGYYDTDYLAKGRCALKSLESGDFVFVHVEAPDEAGHNGDLQQKIAAIENFDKFVVGTILNALSKSKDFRIIVLPDHATPLSVRTHTREPIPFAICGSGVERGGIETYNEQSARASRLFIKDGFRIMELLLNK